One genomic window of Cyprinus carpio isolate SPL01 chromosome B8, ASM1834038v1, whole genome shotgun sequence includes the following:
- the plod1a gene encoding procollagen-lysine,2-oxoglutarate 5-dioxygenase 1 isoform X2: MRGVLLVLAGLFASFSPLGCDQQGSIPEGDLLVLTVASQETDGFRRFLRSAKHFNYTIKVLGGGETWEGGDYISPPGGGQKVRLLKSALEDIQEENKVILFVDSYDVIFSSGPKELLKKFQQAKHRVVFSAETLIWPDRHLEDKHPHVREGKRFLGAGGFIGYAPNLKKMVSDWSGADSDSDQLYFTKIYINPEKRKSINITLDSKCRLFQNLHGALDEVVLKFEDGRVRARNVLYDTLPVIIHGNGPTKLQINYLGNYIPNLWTFETGCTICNENLRPLSGLQESEYPVVVIGIFIQQPTPFVTVFFERLLNLKYPKNRIQLFIYNQESHHEPHVRTFLEYHESEYQGVKLIGPEEDIDPVTSRNIGFEMCRDNIDCEYFFSIDVDVVLKNEDTLRILIELNKPFIAPMMTKPGRLWTNFWGALSADGYYARSEDYVDIVQGHRVGLWNVPYVSHIFLIKADALRTDLKDPDLFESATLDPDMAFCSKVRNKGVFMFVTNMHTYGRVLSTENYQTNHLHNDLWQMFENPVEWEERYIHENYSKVLKDAFIETKQQSPDVSTIRVLMCTGSRCSLMWPANISLKRWNILASGQEAEMWTIGSKVDMKMSRLLIST, from the exons GTTCTCGGAGGGGGAGAAACATGGGAAGGTGGAGATTACATCTCTCCTCCAGGTGGAGGGCAGAAAGTGCGCCTGCTGAAGTCTGCTCTGGAGGACATACAGGAGGAGAACAAAGTCATTCTTTTTGTGGATAG CTACGACGTGATCTTTTCTTCTGGTCCGAAAGAGCTGCTGAAGAAGTTTCAGCAGGCCAAGCACAGGGTTGTATTTTCTGCCGAGACGCTCATCTGGCCGGACCGTCACCTGGAAGACAAGCATCCTCATGTCAGGGAAGGGAAGAGGTTCCTCGGGGCTGGAG gcTTCATTGGCTATGCACCTAACCTTAAAAAGATGGTTTCGGACTGGTCAGGAGCAGATAGTGACAGTGACCAACTCTATTTCACCAAGATATATATCAACCCGGAGAAACGA AAGTCTATAAATATAACTCTGGACAGCAAGTGCAGATTGTTCCAGAATCTTCACGGAGCTCTTG ATGAGGTGGTGCTGAAGTTTGAAGATGGACGTGTGCGAGCCAGAAATGTGCTTTATGACACGCTGCCTGTTATTATCCATGGCAACGGACCCACCAAA CTTCAGATTAACTACCTAGGGAACTATATCCCAAATCTGTGGACGTTTGAGACTGGCTGCACAATTTGTAATGAGAATCTGCGACCACTTTCTGGACTCCAG GAGAGTGAATATCCCGTGGTGGTCATTGGGATCTTCATCCAGCAGCCCACACCCTTTGTCACTGTGTTCTTTGAGCGCTTGCTTAACCTCAAATACCCCAAAAACCGGATCCAATTATTCATCTATAATCAG GAATCACACCACGAACCTCACGTACGCACATTTCTAGAGTATCACGAGTCTGAATACCAGGGTGTGAAGCTGATTGGACCGGAGGAGGATATAGATCCTGTGACCTCACGTAATATTGGCTT CGAAATGTGTCGAGACAACATTGACTGTGAATACTTCTTCAGCATAGATGTGGATGTGGTTTTAAAGAATGAAGACACACTTAGAATCCTTATTGAGCTCAACAA gcCTTTCATTGCACCAATGATGACTAAACCCGGGCGTCTGTGGACAAACTTCTGGGGCGCTCTCAGTGCGGATGGGTACTACGCCAGATCAGAGGATTACGTGGACATAGTTCAAGGACACCGCGT GGGTTTGTGGAATGTGCCATACGTCTCTCACATATTCCTGATAAAAGCCGATGCATTGAGGACTGACCTCAAAGATCCTGACCTGTTTGAATCCGCAACGCTAGATCCAGATATGGCCTTCTGCTCCAAAGTCCGAAACAAG GGTGTCTTCATGTTCGTAACAAATATGCACACTTACGGTCGAGTTTTATCGACTGAAAATTACCAGACAAACCACTTGCACAATGATCTCTGGCAGATGTTTGAAAATCCTGTG GAATGGGAGGAAAGATACATTCATGAGAATTATTCCAAAGTTTTGAAAGATGCTTTCATAGAAACG aaacaacaaagtccAGATGTGAGTACGAT CCGTGTCCTGATGTGTACTGGTTCCCGGTGTTCACTGATGTGGCCTGCAAACATCTCATTGAAGAGATGGAACATTTTGGCCAGTGGTCAGGAGGCGGAAATGTG GACAATAGGATCCAAGGTGGATATGAAAATGTCCCGACTATTGATATCCACATGA
- the plod1a gene encoding procollagen-lysine,2-oxoglutarate 5-dioxygenase 1 isoform X1 yields MRGVLLVLAGLFASFSPLGCDQQGSIPEGDLLVLTVASQETDGFRRFLRSAKHFNYTIKVLGGGETWEGGDYISPPGGGQKVRLLKSALEDIQEENKVILFVDSYDVIFSSGPKELLKKFQQAKHRVVFSAETLIWPDRHLEDKHPHVREGKRFLGAGGFIGYAPNLKKMVSDWSGADSDSDQLYFTKIYINPEKRKSINITLDSKCRLFQNLHGALDEVVLKFEDGRVRARNVLYDTLPVIIHGNGPTKLQINYLGNYIPNLWTFETGCTICNENLRPLSGLQESEYPVVVIGIFIQQPTPFVTVFFERLLNLKYPKNRIQLFIYNQESHHEPHVRTFLEYHESEYQGVKLIGPEEDIDPVTSRNIGFEMCRDNIDCEYFFSIDVDVVLKNEDTLRILIELNKPFIAPMMTKPGRLWTNFWGALSADGYYARSEDYVDIVQGHRVGLWNVPYVSHIFLIKADALRTDLKDPDLFESATLDPDMAFCSKVRNKGVFMFVTNMHTYGRVLSTENYQTNHLHNDLWQMFENPVEWEERYIHENYSKVLKDAFIETPCPDVYWFPVFTDVACKHLIEEMEHFGQWSGGGNVDNRIQGGYENVPTIDIHMNQIGYEKEWHKFLLDYVAPVTEQMYPGYYTRAQFDLAFVVRYKPDEQPALSPHHDASTFTINIALNQVGIDYQGGGCRFLRYNCSIKAPRRGWALMHPGRLTHYHEGLPTVEGVRYIVVSFVDP; encoded by the exons GTTCTCGGAGGGGGAGAAACATGGGAAGGTGGAGATTACATCTCTCCTCCAGGTGGAGGGCAGAAAGTGCGCCTGCTGAAGTCTGCTCTGGAGGACATACAGGAGGAGAACAAAGTCATTCTTTTTGTGGATAG CTACGACGTGATCTTTTCTTCTGGTCCGAAAGAGCTGCTGAAGAAGTTTCAGCAGGCCAAGCACAGGGTTGTATTTTCTGCCGAGACGCTCATCTGGCCGGACCGTCACCTGGAAGACAAGCATCCTCATGTCAGGGAAGGGAAGAGGTTCCTCGGGGCTGGAG gcTTCATTGGCTATGCACCTAACCTTAAAAAGATGGTTTCGGACTGGTCAGGAGCAGATAGTGACAGTGACCAACTCTATTTCACCAAGATATATATCAACCCGGAGAAACGA AAGTCTATAAATATAACTCTGGACAGCAAGTGCAGATTGTTCCAGAATCTTCACGGAGCTCTTG ATGAGGTGGTGCTGAAGTTTGAAGATGGACGTGTGCGAGCCAGAAATGTGCTTTATGACACGCTGCCTGTTATTATCCATGGCAACGGACCCACCAAA CTTCAGATTAACTACCTAGGGAACTATATCCCAAATCTGTGGACGTTTGAGACTGGCTGCACAATTTGTAATGAGAATCTGCGACCACTTTCTGGACTCCAG GAGAGTGAATATCCCGTGGTGGTCATTGGGATCTTCATCCAGCAGCCCACACCCTTTGTCACTGTGTTCTTTGAGCGCTTGCTTAACCTCAAATACCCCAAAAACCGGATCCAATTATTCATCTATAATCAG GAATCACACCACGAACCTCACGTACGCACATTTCTAGAGTATCACGAGTCTGAATACCAGGGTGTGAAGCTGATTGGACCGGAGGAGGATATAGATCCTGTGACCTCACGTAATATTGGCTT CGAAATGTGTCGAGACAACATTGACTGTGAATACTTCTTCAGCATAGATGTGGATGTGGTTTTAAAGAATGAAGACACACTTAGAATCCTTATTGAGCTCAACAA gcCTTTCATTGCACCAATGATGACTAAACCCGGGCGTCTGTGGACAAACTTCTGGGGCGCTCTCAGTGCGGATGGGTACTACGCCAGATCAGAGGATTACGTGGACATAGTTCAAGGACACCGCGT GGGTTTGTGGAATGTGCCATACGTCTCTCACATATTCCTGATAAAAGCCGATGCATTGAGGACTGACCTCAAAGATCCTGACCTGTTTGAATCCGCAACGCTAGATCCAGATATGGCCTTCTGCTCCAAAGTCCGAAACAAG GGTGTCTTCATGTTCGTAACAAATATGCACACTTACGGTCGAGTTTTATCGACTGAAAATTACCAGACAAACCACTTGCACAATGATCTCTGGCAGATGTTTGAAAATCCTGTG GAATGGGAGGAAAGATACATTCATGAGAATTATTCCAAAGTTTTGAAAGATGCTTTCATAGAAACG CCGTGTCCTGATGTGTACTGGTTCCCGGTGTTCACTGATGTGGCCTGCAAACATCTCATTGAAGAGATGGAACATTTTGGCCAGTGGTCAGGAGGCGGAAATGTG GACAATAGGATCCAAGGTGGATATGAAAATGTCCCGACTATTGATATCCACATGAATCAGATTGGCTACGAAAAAGAATGGCACAAGTTCCTTTTGGATTATGTAGCGCCAGTCACTGAGCAAATGTATCCAGGATACTACACAAGG GCTCAGTTTGATCTGGCGTTTGTAGTCAGATATAAACCTGATGAACAACCTGCATTAAGTCCACATCATGATGCCTCTACTTTCACAATCAATATTGCACTCAATCAAGTGGGGATTGACTATCAG GGCGGCGGCTGCCGGTTCTTGAGGTACAACTGCTCCATTAAAGCTCCCAGGAGGGGCTGGGCGCTCATGCACCCCGGACGCCTCACACACTACCACGAGGGTCTGCCCACTGTAGAGGGGGTCCGATACATCGTGGTCTCATTTGTGGACCCCTGA